A stretch of Acidobacteriota bacterium DNA encodes these proteins:
- a CDS encoding PLP-dependent cysteine synthase family protein: MPDYLTERFRALHRLIGNTPLLAIDLIYKGEPRVIYAKYESLNLTGSIKDRMALHILEHAYRLGTIQPGDLIAEATSGNTGISFAAVGRSLGHPVTIFMPDWMSTERMSLIASFGASIVPVSKADGGFLGSISRSEALAASTPRVFLPCQFSNAANVQAHFETTGPEIWSQLAQVGLMPDAFIAGVGTGGTVMGVGRYLRRRNPSVRIHPLEPAESPTMSTGHKVGHHRIQGVSDEFIPAIVKLDELDEIVAVPDGDSILMAQRLAQHGLAVGISSGANLLGALKVQDSLGAQAVVATVFADSNKKYLSTDLLRPEPVRNDYMSPQVEVVGFRACQRVCALCIDQPVAM, from the coding sequence ATGCCTGACTATCTGACTGAACGTTTTCGTGCCCTCCACCGCCTGATTGGCAACACGCCCCTTCTGGCCATTGACCTCATCTACAAGGGCGAGCCTCGGGTCATCTACGCGAAGTACGAGTCGCTCAATCTCACCGGCAGCATCAAGGACCGGATGGCGTTGCACATCCTCGAACACGCCTATCGCCTCGGCACGATTCAGCCTGGTGACCTGATCGCCGAGGCCACCAGCGGCAACACGGGCATTTCCTTCGCTGCCGTGGGGCGCTCGCTCGGCCATCCCGTCACCATCTTCATGCCCGACTGGATGAGCACCGAGCGCATGTCGCTGATTGCGTCATTTGGCGCGTCGATTGTGCCGGTCAGCAAGGCCGATGGCGGATTTCTGGGCAGCATCAGCCGCAGCGAGGCGCTGGCGGCATCCACGCCGCGCGTGTTCCTGCCGTGCCAGTTTTCAAACGCCGCAAACGTCCAGGCGCACTTCGAGACAACCGGGCCCGAGATCTGGTCGCAGCTGGCACAGGTGGGCCTCATGCCAGACGCGTTCATCGCGGGTGTCGGCACGGGCGGCACCGTGATGGGAGTGGGCCGGTACCTGCGGCGCCGCAACCCGTCGGTGCGCATTCATCCCCTCGAACCCGCCGAGTCGCCGACGATGTCCACGGGTCATAAAGTCGGGCATCATCGCATTCAGGGCGTCTCCGACGAGTTCATCCCCGCCATCGTCAAGCTCGACGAACTTGATGAAATTGTGGCGGTGCCCGATGGCGACTCGATCCTGATGGCACAGCGGCTGGCGCAGCACGGACTGGCGGTGGGCATCTCGTCGGGGGCAAATCTGCTGGGCGCGCTCAAGGTGCAGGACTCGCTGGGAGCGCAGGCCGTGGTGGCAACCGTGTTTGCCGACAGCAACAAGAAATACCTGAGCACGGACCTGCTGCGCCCTGAACCTGTTCGGAATGACTACATGTCGCCGCAGGTGGAAGTGGTCGGTTTCCGGGCATGTCAACGGGTATGCGCCCTTTGCATTGATCAGCCAGTTGCCATGTAA
- a CDS encoding insulinase family protein, whose translation MTACIRRFVVGIASAVVLAAAISSTPHTALFAQAGAPPLTQALPVDPDVTTGQFENGLKYMIRKNALPAGRAELRLVVNVGSLVEDNDQVGLAHFVEHMAFNGTKNFPKLETVAFLESIGMRFGPSINASTSFDETIYMLQVPTDKPEVLSRSMLILEDWARNVSFDPAEIDKERGVIIEEWRLRRGAGARMQDQQFPTLLKGSRYAERLPIGTVENLQTFKHESLTRFYKDWYRPDLMTVIAVGDFDVAAMQKLITTHFGAMPKATNPRPLPTYAVPPQPGTLYAIASDAEAPMTTVSVYGKMALRDQSTVGSYRRQIVEGMFAGMLNARFGEMSQKPDAPFMAAGAARGLFVKSAEASMLNAMVKEGGIEKGLTALYAEAERVVKFGFTQSEFDRQKTNFLRGLEQALAEKDKRPSGQLAAEYIRAVTQGEPIPGLAFEVDLTRKMVPTITLAEVNGLAAEWVPEGNRVVLVSAPKKEGVPLPTESQLAAAIAAGASAPLTAYVDTVTATTLMTTTPTPGRVTKETPRGFGVTEWDLSNGIKVVLKPTDFKEDEILFRAFSAGGSSLASDADFLSAGNASTLVGIGGLGKLSNIELGKAMAGKVASASASIAELEEGLSGRAAKKDLETMFQLAWLRVMEPRADPVVFGVMMSQMKSMLANQQASPEFAFAEMVNKTMTQDHPRSRTLTPEQAATINLDTAMAFYKDRFADMGDFTFVFVGSLDLAVMRPLVERYIASLPSTGRKETWKDIGERTPEGVVEREVKKGIEPKSQTAVIFNGPFQYNQEQRVAIRAMADILQTRLRETLREELGGTYSVGVGASYEDRPQEQYQVSISFGSDPSRTESLGKRVFAEIQAFVAGGPTEKQVSDVKAAMLRDFETNIKQNAYVLSQTAFKYQHGEAPETLLDIPSYYEKLTVASIQAAARTYLNMSRYVKVVLLPER comes from the coding sequence ATGACTGCATGTATCCGCCGGTTCGTCGTGGGCATCGCCTCGGCTGTCGTTCTCGCCGCCGCGATTTCGTCCACGCCACACACAGCCCTGTTCGCACAGGCGGGAGCGCCGCCCCTGACGCAGGCGCTGCCGGTGGACCCGGACGTCACCACCGGGCAATTTGAGAACGGCCTGAAGTACATGATTCGCAAAAACGCGCTGCCCGCCGGGCGCGCGGAGTTGCGGCTGGTGGTCAATGTCGGGTCGCTGGTTGAAGACAACGATCAGGTGGGCCTGGCGCACTTCGTCGAGCACATGGCATTTAACGGGACGAAGAACTTCCCGAAGCTTGAAACGGTGGCGTTCCTCGAGTCCATCGGCATGCGATTCGGTCCGAGCATCAACGCGTCCACGAGCTTCGACGAAACGATCTACATGCTGCAGGTGCCGACCGACAAACCAGAGGTCCTCAGCCGATCCATGTTGATCCTGGAGGACTGGGCCCGGAACGTCAGTTTTGATCCGGCCGAAATCGACAAGGAGCGCGGCGTCATCATCGAAGAGTGGCGCCTGCGCCGCGGCGCCGGTGCGCGGATGCAGGACCAGCAGTTTCCCACCCTGCTGAAGGGCTCGCGATATGCGGAGCGCCTGCCGATTGGCACCGTGGAGAACCTGCAGACGTTTAAACACGAGAGCCTGACGCGGTTCTACAAAGACTGGTACCGGCCCGACCTGATGACGGTGATTGCGGTCGGCGATTTCGACGTGGCGGCGATGCAGAAGCTCATCACCACACACTTTGGCGCAATGCCGAAGGCGACGAATCCGCGTCCGCTGCCCACCTATGCGGTGCCGCCGCAACCAGGCACGCTGTATGCCATCGCGAGCGACGCCGAAGCGCCGATGACCACCGTGAGTGTCTACGGCAAGATGGCCCTGCGCGATCAGTCCACCGTGGGCTCGTACCGCCGTCAGATTGTGGAAGGCATGTTCGCCGGGATGCTGAACGCCCGGTTTGGTGAGATGTCGCAGAAGCCCGATGCGCCGTTCATGGCGGCGGGTGCGGCGCGCGGGTTGTTCGTCAAGAGCGCCGAAGCCTCCATGCTCAACGCCATGGTGAAGGAAGGCGGCATTGAGAAGGGCTTGACCGCGCTCTACGCCGAGGCCGAGCGCGTGGTGAAGTTCGGGTTCACCCAGTCCGAGTTCGATCGGCAGAAGACCAACTTCCTGCGTGGCCTTGAGCAGGCGCTGGCCGAAAAAGACAAACGGCCGTCGGGGCAGTTGGCCGCTGAATACATTCGCGCGGTGACACAGGGTGAGCCGATTCCTGGACTCGCGTTTGAGGTCGATCTCACCAGGAAGATGGTGCCGACGATCACGCTTGCTGAGGTGAACGGCCTGGCGGCGGAGTGGGTGCCTGAGGGGAATCGGGTGGTGCTGGTGAGCGCGCCCAAGAAGGAAGGCGTGCCACTGCCGACAGAAAGTCAGCTGGCGGCGGCGATTGCAGCCGGTGCGTCCGCGCCTCTGACCGCCTACGTGGACACCGTGACCGCCACCACGCTCATGACGACCACGCCCACGCCCGGCCGGGTCACCAAAGAGACGCCCCGCGGATTCGGCGTGACCGAGTGGGACCTGTCCAACGGCATCAAGGTGGTGCTCAAGCCGACCGACTTCAAGGAAGACGAGATCCTGTTTCGCGCCTTCAGTGCCGGCGGCAGCTCGCTGGCGAGTGATGCGGACTTTCTCTCCGCCGGCAACGCGTCAACTCTGGTGGGCATCGGCGGCCTGGGCAAGTTGAGCAACATCGAACTGGGCAAGGCCATGGCCGGAAAAGTCGCCTCGGCGTCAGCCTCGATCGCGGAGCTTGAAGAGGGCCTGTCCGGCCGCGCGGCGAAGAAGGACCTGGAGACGATGTTCCAGTTGGCCTGGCTGCGGGTGATGGAGCCGCGCGCGGACCCGGTGGTGTTCGGCGTCATGATGAGCCAGATGAAGTCGATGCTCGCGAACCAGCAGGCGTCGCCCGAGTTTGCCTTCGCCGAGATGGTCAACAAGACCATGACGCAGGATCATCCACGGTCGCGGACGCTCACCCCCGAGCAGGCCGCCACGATCAACCTCGACACGGCGATGGCGTTCTACAAAGATCGGTTCGCCGACATGGGTGACTTCACGTTTGTGTTTGTCGGCAGCCTTGATCTGGCCGTCATGCGTCCATTGGTGGAGCGCTACATTGCCAGCCTGCCCTCAACCGGCCGCAAGGAGACCTGGAAGGACATCGGCGAGCGCACACCCGAGGGTGTGGTCGAGCGCGAGGTCAAGAAGGGCATCGAACCCAAGAGCCAGACGGCCGTCATCTTCAACGGACCATTTCAGTACAACCAGGAGCAGCGCGTCGCCATCCGCGCGATGGCCGACATCCTGCAGACCCGGCTGCGCGAGACGTTGCGGGAAGAACTCGGCGGCACCTACAGCGTTGGAGTAGGCGCCAGCTACGAGGATCGGCCGCAGGAACAGTACCAGGTGTCGATCAGTTTCGGCAGCGACCCGAGCCGCACCGAATCTCTGGGCAAGCGCGTGTTTGCGGAAATCCAGGCGTTTGTCGCCGGCGGACCCACTGAGAAGCAGGTGAGCGACGTGAAGGCCGCGATGCTGCGCGATTTCGAGACCAACATCAAGCAGAACGCGTATGTGCTGTCCCAGACGGCGTTTAAGTACCAGCATGGCGAGGCGCCCGAGACGCTGCTCGACATTCCCTCGTATTACGAGAAGCTCACCGTGGCCAGTATTCAGGCCGCCGCCCGCACCTATCTCAACATGTCGCGCTACGTGAAAGTGGTGCTGCTGCCGGAGAGATGA
- a CDS encoding DEAD/DEAH box helicase, with protein MDRQLRRDAEDAMPPGAGHRVEYLFAVDRTATREEGALVVRLLARTRRADGTWDRPTAAAAGPHEALAAAPTDRRLLASLLGATARESDQADQPRPDSGLRFILPGALALEWVPLAARAGRLILRDGPESTSIRPLQWDDGPVWRFTVEALPEDDPEGHWVSGVLTRREDRLKVTDPVLLLEVGLLFTHERVAAFDPGPSFGVLSLLRAQGHVLVPAADTARLAQMLNRLGVDPATLPESLILAPLRVAPSARLHLMPVEPPVGAPAGAGPAPADSHVEATLSFDYDGTHVPAAPAETFFDTDRQRIIHRDPEAEQEAFEQLLSLDAVRATLNDPGAWRVPAKDLGAFVRTLIQEGWRVEAGGVPYKAAGPARLTVTSGVDWFDLTAVVPFGNASASLVELLAALRRGEKTITLGDGSVGMLPDEWLRRYAPLAAAGIENDDGSIRYQPSQAALLDAMLAAQAAYADVQVDDAFAQMRERLATFDRAEALDPPAIFTGTLRSYQREALGWIQFLRHFRFGGCLADDMGLGKTVTVLAELARVSDARANAPEESRGPRPSLVVVPRSVIHNWMNEAATFTPTLRVLDYSASDRRLVEGHIGDYDLVLVTYGTVRRDIERLKDVEFEYVILDEAQMIKNAATVASKAVRLLKSRHRLALSGTPIENHLGELWSLFEFLNPGLLGRSSMFQRATSASQPDADTVALIARGLKPFLLRRTKAQVATELPARTEQTLTCVLTPRERGFYDALRRHYRDSLLSRVSKVGLGQSGLQILEALLRLRQAACHPGLVSPARQSDPSSKLDLLLENLREVVDEGHKALVFSQFTSLLALVRPMLDQAKITYEYLDGKTRDRATPVTRFQEDSSCQVFLVSLKAGGVGLNLTAADYVFLLDPWWNPAVEAQAIDRTHRIGQTKEVFAYRLIAEDTVEEKVLALQQTKRALAEAVLSANPVGLRGLSTDDLDLLLS; from the coding sequence ATGGACCGCCAACTTCGGCGGGATGCGGAAGATGCCATGCCGCCGGGGGCGGGCCACCGCGTCGAATATCTGTTTGCCGTGGACCGCACGGCCACCCGCGAGGAAGGTGCCCTGGTGGTGCGCCTGCTGGCCCGTACGCGGCGCGCTGACGGCACGTGGGATCGCCCCACAGCGGCGGCCGCCGGCCCTCACGAGGCGCTGGCCGCGGCTCCCACAGACCGCCGGTTGCTCGCGTCGCTCCTCGGCGCCACGGCGCGTGAATCCGACCAGGCTGATCAACCGCGACCCGACAGCGGCCTGCGCTTCATCCTGCCCGGCGCCCTCGCACTCGAGTGGGTGCCGCTCGCGGCACGGGCCGGGCGCCTGATCCTGCGCGACGGCCCCGAGTCCACGTCCATCCGGCCGTTGCAGTGGGACGACGGACCGGTGTGGCGGTTTACGGTGGAGGCACTTCCAGAGGACGACCCTGAAGGCCATTGGGTGTCGGGCGTGTTGACCCGGCGCGAAGACCGGCTGAAGGTCACCGACCCGGTGCTGCTGCTGGAAGTGGGCCTGCTCTTCACGCACGAACGCGTGGCGGCGTTTGATCCAGGTCCATCGTTCGGCGTGCTGTCGTTGCTCCGCGCACAGGGCCACGTCCTGGTGCCGGCCGCAGACACCGCGCGTCTCGCGCAGATGCTCAACCGGCTGGGCGTGGATCCGGCCACGCTGCCCGAGTCGCTGATTCTTGCACCGCTTCGTGTGGCGCCGTCCGCCCGGTTGCATCTCATGCCGGTGGAGCCGCCGGTCGGCGCACCGGCTGGAGCCGGCCCGGCGCCAGCCGATTCGCACGTCGAAGCCACGCTGTCATTCGACTATGACGGCACCCACGTGCCGGCGGCGCCGGCCGAGACGTTCTTCGACACGGACCGCCAGCGAATCATCCATCGCGATCCGGAAGCTGAGCAGGAGGCGTTCGAACAACTGCTGAGCCTCGATGCAGTGCGCGCAACGCTCAACGATCCCGGCGCGTGGCGTGTGCCGGCGAAAGACCTGGGCGCGTTCGTCCGCACGTTGATTCAGGAAGGCTGGCGCGTTGAAGCCGGCGGAGTGCCCTATAAAGCGGCAGGCCCCGCACGCCTCACGGTGACTTCGGGTGTGGACTGGTTCGACCTCACGGCGGTAGTCCCGTTCGGCAACGCGTCGGCCTCACTCGTGGAGTTGCTGGCGGCGCTGCGCCGCGGGGAAAAGACCATCACGCTCGGCGACGGGTCGGTCGGCATGCTGCCCGACGAATGGCTCAGGCGGTATGCGCCTCTCGCCGCGGCGGGCATCGAAAATGACGACGGCTCGATCAGGTATCAGCCGTCGCAGGCCGCGCTGCTCGACGCCATGCTCGCCGCGCAGGCCGCCTATGCGGACGTCCAGGTAGACGACGCGTTCGCGCAGATGCGGGAGCGGCTGGCGACATTTGACCGCGCAGAAGCGCTGGACCCGCCGGCGATCTTCACGGGCACACTGCGCAGTTACCAGCGGGAAGCCCTCGGCTGGATCCAGTTCCTGCGTCACTTCAGGTTCGGCGGCTGCCTTGCGGACGACATGGGTCTGGGCAAGACGGTCACCGTGCTCGCGGAACTGGCGCGGGTCTCCGACGCCCGGGCAAATGCTCCGGAAGAATCCCGCGGCCCTCGACCATCGCTGGTCGTCGTGCCGCGATCCGTCATCCACAACTGGATGAACGAGGCCGCCACGTTCACGCCAACACTGCGGGTGCTCGACTACTCCGCCAGCGACCGTCGCCTGGTCGAGGGACACATTGGGGATTACGACCTGGTGCTTGTCACCTACGGCACCGTCAGGCGCGATATCGAGCGGCTCAAAGACGTCGAGTTCGAATACGTGATTCTCGACGAAGCGCAGATGATCAAGAACGCCGCGACCGTGGCGTCCAAGGCCGTGCGGCTGCTCAAGAGCCGGCATCGACTCGCGCTGTCGGGCACACCCATTGAGAACCACCTCGGCGAGTTGTGGAGCCTGTTCGAGTTCCTCAACCCCGGGCTGCTCGGGCGGTCATCGATGTTCCAGCGCGCCACGTCCGCGTCGCAGCCCGATGCCGACACCGTTGCTCTGATCGCGCGCGGCCTGAAACCGTTCCTGCTGCGCAGGACCAAGGCGCAGGTCGCGACCGAGTTGCCAGCGCGCACCGAGCAGACGCTGACGTGTGTGCTGACGCCACGCGAGCGCGGGTTTTATGACGCGCTGCGCCGGCACTATCGCGACTCCCTGCTCTCGCGCGTCTCGAAAGTCGGTCTCGGGCAATCGGGGCTGCAGATTCTGGAGGCGCTGTTGCGCCTGCGCCAGGCGGCGTGTCACCCAGGGCTCGTCTCTCCGGCACGGCAGTCCGACCCGTCCTCGAAGCTCGACCTGCTCCTCGAGAACCTGCGCGAGGTGGTGGATGAGGGCCACAAAGCGCTGGTGTTCTCGCAGTTCACCAGCCTCCTGGCGCTCGTACGGCCGATGCTGGACCAGGCGAAGATCACCTACGAGTATCTCGATGGCAAGACGCGTGACCGCGCCACGCCCGTCACGCGGTTTCAGGAAGATTCGTCGTGCCAGGTGTTCCTGGTGAGTCTGAAGGCCGGCGGCGTCGGCCTCAACCTGACCGCAGCCGACTATGTGTTCCTGCTCGATCCCTGGTGGAACCCCGCCGTGGAAGCACAGGCCATCGACCGCACACACCGTATCGGCCAGACGAAGGAAGTCTTCGCCTACCGCCTGATCGCGGAAGACACGGTGGAGGAAAAGGTCCTGGCGCTGCAGCAGACCAAGCGCGCGCTTGCCGAGGCCGTGCTCTCAGCCAACCCGGTCGGCCTGCGCGGCCTCAGCACAGACGATCTGGATTTGTTGCTGTCGTGA
- a CDS encoding peroxiredoxin, with protein sequence MSVRLGDVAPDFTADTTQGTVNFHEWKGNGWAILFSHPKDFTPVCTTELGAAAALKGEFEKRNCKMIGLSVDGVESHHRWEGDIKDVTGHQVNFPMIGDPEKKVADLYDMIHPNANDTQTVRSVFIIGPDNKVKLTLTYPASTGRNFMELLRVLDSLQLTAKYSVSTPADWKPGEDVIIVPAVSDADAKTKFPKGFETKKPYLRVTPQPDR encoded by the coding sequence ATGTCAGTTCGCTTGGGAGACGTTGCACCAGATTTCACCGCAGACACCACGCAAGGCACCGTCAATTTCCACGAATGGAAAGGCAACGGCTGGGCGATCCTGTTTTCGCACCCCAAGGACTTCACGCCCGTGTGCACCACTGAACTTGGCGCCGCGGCCGCGCTCAAGGGCGAGTTCGAGAAACGCAACTGCAAGATGATTGGCCTGAGTGTGGACGGGGTCGAATCCCACCATCGCTGGGAAGGCGACATCAAGGATGTGACCGGCCATCAGGTCAACTTCCCGATGATTGGCGACCCCGAAAAGAAGGTGGCCGATCTCTACGACATGATCCACCCCAACGCCAACGACACGCAGACCGTACGGTCGGTGTTTATCATTGGGCCCGACAACAAGGTCAAGCTCACGTTGACCTATCCCGCATCCACCGGCCGGAATTTCATGGAGTTGCTGCGCGTGCTCGACTCGCTGCAACTCACGGCCAAATACTCCGTCTCCACCCCTGCTGACTGGAAGCCGGGCGAAGACGTCATCATCGTGCCGGCCGTCTCCGACGCCGACGCCAAAACCAAGTTTCCGAAAGGCTTCGAAACCAAGAAGCCCTACTTGCGGGTCACCCCGCAACCGGACAGATAA
- a CDS encoding NYN domain-containing protein, with protein MSTTDRLRIAVFIDFDNIEIGVKNTLGAAFDAGLVLEALKERGEVVSKMAYSDWQRAGGYSRALTQHAIRMVQRNLTPGGDKNGADINLALDALEMAFTHPHINAFVIVGGDSDFISLVEKLKQYDKKVFVVGGQQFTSIIMQRNCHEFIAYENLIGGGRRQAGPRAARSERAELGDVIPLVKRAMKVLIERDVDPQLGLLKSTLLQLDSTFSERNYGAGSFRDFAQKLEKAGVLRVHQAKGGWLVAPAEGVNLSEVTAAGEAEAPAGAAASAQATDRPEQQGRHDRRDRHDRGQQPQQQTQASQPSSQTGAEPTGPVQVLGTPAEGVSEMYRIITTSDVRKWPLYLRTVKQVLRAQTPPFDERAYGFGSLVDLLRASHKEGAFRVERDRQGVIRVFQSGSAGLPSAQTPDVSAAAESDEPSAMVAAEVEVPVVEVVDATPAVESEAAAEAAPAKKKRATAKPRASAAAKKPARKKKQS; from the coding sequence ATGTCCACGACCGATCGACTCCGTATTGCCGTATTTATCGACTTTGACAACATCGAAATTGGTGTGAAGAACACCCTCGGGGCCGCGTTTGACGCCGGCCTCGTGCTCGAAGCGCTCAAGGAGCGCGGCGAGGTCGTCTCCAAAATGGCCTACAGCGACTGGCAACGCGCCGGTGGCTACAGCCGTGCGCTCACGCAGCACGCCATCCGCATGGTGCAGCGCAACCTGACGCCGGGCGGCGACAAGAACGGGGCCGACATCAACCTCGCCCTCGACGCGCTGGAGATGGCCTTCACCCATCCCCACATCAACGCCTTCGTCATCGTCGGCGGCGACAGCGACTTCATCAGCCTGGTGGAGAAGCTCAAGCAGTACGACAAGAAGGTGTTTGTCGTGGGCGGACAGCAGTTCACGAGCATCATCATGCAGCGCAACTGCCATGAGTTCATCGCCTATGAGAACCTCATTGGCGGCGGCCGCCGGCAGGCGGGGCCGCGTGCCGCGAGGAGCGAGCGCGCAGAACTGGGTGACGTGATCCCGCTTGTGAAACGCGCGATGAAGGTGCTGATCGAACGCGACGTGGACCCGCAACTGGGTCTGCTCAAGAGCACGCTGTTGCAGCTGGACTCAACCTTCTCAGAGCGGAACTACGGCGCAGGTTCGTTCCGCGACTTTGCGCAGAAGCTTGAGAAGGCGGGCGTGTTGCGTGTGCATCAGGCCAAGGGCGGCTGGCTCGTGGCGCCGGCCGAGGGCGTGAACCTGTCAGAGGTCACCGCCGCGGGAGAGGCAGAGGCCCCAGCGGGTGCGGCTGCATCGGCGCAGGCGACTGACCGACCAGAGCAGCAGGGCCGGCACGACCGCCGCGACAGGCACGACCGCGGGCAGCAGCCTCAGCAGCAGACACAGGCGTCGCAGCCGTCTTCACAGACGGGCGCGGAGCCGACAGGCCCTGTGCAGGTGCTTGGCACACCCGCCGAGGGCGTCAGCGAGATGTATCGGATTATCACGACCTCCGACGTGCGCAAGTGGCCGCTGTATCTGCGCACAGTGAAGCAGGTGCTGCGGGCGCAGACGCCGCCGTTCGACGAACGTGCCTATGGATTCGGGTCCCTCGTCGATCTGCTGCGCGCATCGCACAAGGAAGGCGCGTTCCGCGTGGAGCGCGACCGCCAAGGTGTGATTCGCGTGTTCCAGAGCGGCAGCGCGGGACTGCCGTCGGCCCAGACGCCCGACGTGAGCGCCGCAGCCGAGTCGGACGAGCCGTCAGCGATGGTGGCTGCCGAGGTGGAAGTGCCTGTAGTGGAAGTGGTGGACGCGACGCCGGCTGTCGAGTCCGAAGCGGCCGCCGAAGCCGCGCCCGCAAAGAAAAAGCGCGCGACCGCCAAGCCGAGGGCTTCCGCGGCTGCGAAAAAGCCGGCGCGGAAAAAGAAGCAGTCCTGA
- a CDS encoding carboxypeptidase regulatory-like domain-containing protein: protein MMQRMIGVVVVAILGAPAVGAFAQQRDRPVPVVAAVKTGTAGIAGRITLTADADTPVRRAVVSLTSPDGTDHRSVVTDDEGKFAFRALPAGRYALSAEKPAHLKNSYGARRPGRPGTALVVVEGQQISDVRLTLPRGGVITGRLTTTGDEPMPNTPVMAVPVAQATAGGRSTGPAEFSTDDQGVYRIFGLMPGDYLVAALPAVGRGEVEDRSEAEYEAIVRALGQGIVITAAQPNTAPASPIATTGYAPTYYPGTPVPTQGLPVSVAAGEVKDGIDIPITMFRMSTIIGTVIGTNGAPTRDVSITTEGVGPTLPLTSALSIRVSVPDAEGRFTLSNVPPGSLRVMARAGGVTRSADGAMQTIMGDRQTEWAVADIAVTGENIDGLTLALRPGLTLSGKLTAPGAGTPPDSWADTRISVQPVRRSGGNVVMNGTPMSAMTTRSAMSAADGAFVVTGIQPGDFEIVVQPPAALSAWKVQSMMLGTRDLRDAPLTFEDGNVEGASITLTDQPSIVTGTLSAAAGTPAADYYVVLFPADRSLWHPASPRVKVVRPAADGLFSAQGLPAGEYRLAALSDVEDDEWKSAAFLESLLGASLAVTVKDGATTRQDVRIRLP, encoded by the coding sequence ATGATGCAACGAATGATCGGCGTCGTGGTCGTCGCGATCCTCGGGGCGCCTGCTGTCGGCGCTTTCGCGCAGCAGCGCGACCGGCCCGTCCCCGTCGTGGCGGCGGTCAAGACTGGGACAGCCGGAATCGCCGGCCGCATCACGCTAACCGCCGACGCCGACACTCCTGTCCGCCGCGCCGTGGTGTCGCTGACGTCTCCCGACGGCACCGACCATCGCAGCGTGGTGACCGACGATGAAGGGAAGTTTGCGTTTCGCGCGCTGCCAGCGGGGCGTTATGCGTTGAGCGCGGAGAAGCCCGCGCACCTCAAGAATAGTTACGGCGCGAGACGGCCGGGCCGACCTGGCACGGCACTCGTCGTGGTGGAGGGACAACAGATCAGCGATGTTCGCCTGACATTGCCGCGCGGCGGCGTGATTACCGGCAGGTTGACCACCACAGGCGACGAACCGATGCCCAACACTCCGGTGATGGCAGTTCCTGTCGCGCAGGCCACCGCTGGTGGACGCTCCACGGGGCCGGCCGAGTTCTCGACCGACGACCAGGGCGTGTATCGCATCTTTGGACTGATGCCTGGGGACTACCTCGTAGCCGCACTCCCGGCTGTGGGCAGAGGCGAGGTCGAAGATCGGAGCGAAGCCGAGTATGAGGCGATCGTGAGGGCGCTCGGCCAGGGGATCGTCATCACTGCTGCGCAACCGAACACGGCACCGGCTTCGCCAATCGCGACGACGGGGTATGCCCCGACCTATTATCCCGGCACTCCCGTTCCCACTCAGGGCCTGCCTGTCAGCGTGGCCGCCGGCGAAGTAAAAGACGGAATCGATATCCCGATCACGATGTTTCGGATGAGCACGATCATCGGAACCGTCATCGGCACCAATGGCGCACCGACGCGAGACGTGTCGATCACCACTGAGGGCGTTGGTCCAACGTTGCCACTTACCTCAGCCTTGAGCATTCGCGTCAGTGTTCCGGATGCCGAGGGCAGGTTCACTCTCTCCAACGTGCCTCCAGGCAGCTTGCGGGTCATGGCGCGCGCGGGCGGTGTCACCCGGAGTGCGGATGGCGCCATGCAGACCATCATGGGCGACAGGCAGACCGAATGGGCCGTGGCTGACATTGCGGTGACGGGTGAAAACATTGATGGCCTGACGCTCGCCTTGCGACCCGGATTGACGTTGTCGGGAAAACTGACGGCGCCTGGTGCAGGCACGCCGCCTGATTCATGGGCGGACACGCGCATCAGCGTGCAGCCTGTGCGACGGTCCGGCGGGAACGTGGTCATGAACGGAACACCGATGTCGGCAATGACGACACGAAGTGCTATGTCGGCGGCTGATGGCGCTTTTGTGGTGACTGGGATTCAGCCGGGCGACTTCGAGATCGTGGTGCAACCACCAGCGGCCCTGAGCGCGTGGAAGGTGCAGTCGATGATGCTAGGTACTCGCGACCTGCGCGACGCGCCGTTGACCTTCGAGGACGGAAACGTGGAAGGCGCGTCGATTACGCTGACCGACCAGCCCTCGATCGTCACCGGCACGCTCTCCGCCGCCGCAGGCACACCGGCCGCCGACTACTACGTGGTGCTGTTCCCTGCAGACCGGTCCCTGTGGCACCCGGCGTCACCGCGCGTGAAGGTAGTTCGGCCCGCAGCCGATGGTCTCTTCAGCGCGCAGGGCCTTCCGGCCGGCGAATACCGCCTCGCAGCACTCAGCGACGTGGAAGACGACGAGTGGAAGTCTGCGGCGTTCCTGGAATCCCTGCTCGGCGCATCCCTCGCGGTAACGGTCAAGGACGGTGCCACAACCCGCCAGGATGTCCGGATTCGGCTGCCGTAG